GTGGACTGCGTGACCCACCAGGGCATTCCGCTCAAGGTGCGGGGGGTGGTCATCTTCAAGGTGGGCGACGACTTCGTGTCGATCGCCAACGCGGGCCGGCGTTTCCTCGACCAGCAGAAGCTGATGTCGGAGCGGGTGCACAACGTCTTCGCCGGTCATCTGCGGTCCATCGTGGGCGGGTTGACGGTCGAGGACATGATCCGCGACCGGGAGAAGCTCACCGGGCAGACCCGGGCGGCCTGCGGCACGGAGATGGAGAAGCTCGGTCTGATCGTGGACTCGTTGCAGATCCACGAGATCGAGGATCCCACCGGGTACATCCAGAACCTGGCGATGCCGCACGCGGCGGCGGTCCAGCGGGACGCGCGGATCGCGCAGGCGGAGGCGAACCGGCTGGCCACCGAGGCCGAGCAGCAGTCGTTCGCCCGGATGGCGGAGGCGACGCGGGACAGCGAGATCCTCCAGGCCGGCTACCAGGCCGAGCGCGACAATGCGGGGGCCAAGGCCCGGCAGGCGGGTCCGCTGGCGGATGCCGCCGCGCGCCAGGAGGTCGTCGTCCAGGAGACGCGCGTCGCCGAACTGGAAGCCAAACGGCGTGAGCAGCAGCTCCAGGCGGACGTCCGCAAGCCCGCGGACGCCCAGGCCTACGAGAAGCGCACCCTGGCCGAGGCCGAGCGCGACGCGCGGATCTCGGCGGCCGAGGCCAAGGCGAAGGAGACGGAGCTGGCGGCCGCGGCCGAGGCGACCCGGGTCAAGACGGCCGCGGGCGCCGAGGCCGAGGCGACCAAGGCCCGGGGTACGGCCATGGCGGCGGCGACCCGGGCCACCGGTGAGGCCGAGGCCGCCGCGGCCCAGGCCAGGGGTCTCGCGGAGGCCGAGGCGACCAAGGCTCAGGGCCTGGCGGAGGCGGAGGCCATCAAGGCACGGGCCGCCGCCCTCGCCGAGAACCAGGAGGCCGTCGTCGCCCAGCAACTCGCCGAGAACTGGCCGGAGATCGTGAAGGCGGGCGCGTCCGCGTTCGGCAGCGTCGACAACATGGTGGTGCTCAACGGCGCCGACGGCATGGCGGAGATGCTCGCCAAGGCGCTCACCATGGGCGGTACGGGGCTGGGTCTGGCCCGTCAGCTGCTCGCGTCGATGAACCAGAACGGGCAGGCGGCGAACGGGACTTCGCAGCTGAACGGGCTCGTGACGCCGTCCGCGCAGAAGGTTCCGGTGGAGCAGGACGAGGGGTGAGGCGGGCAGACGTCCGGGGGCCGCGGGCTCTAACGTTGCGCGCGTGACTGCGTTTACCGAAGAGACCGATGAGAATGTCCCCGGCCGGTCCGGCCCTTCCGCCACCACCGAGGCCGACCCCCGCGAGGTGGGCCGGGTGCGCACGGAGTACTCGCCCGCGCACGACGGGGACCCGGATCCCGGCGAGATCGTCTGGACCTGGGTCCCCTTCGAGGAGAACGACGGCCGGGGCAAGGACCGCCCCGTGCTCGTCGTCGCCCGGGAGGCCGGCGGCACCGTTCTCGCCGTTCAGCTGTCGAGCAAGCGGCACGACGGCGACCGGGAGTGGGTGCCGATCGGGAACGGGCCCTGGGACCGGACAGGGCGGGACTCGTGGGTCGACGTGGACCGGGTGCTGCGGCTGCACGAGG
The nucleotide sequence above comes from Streptomyces sp. NL15-2K. Encoded proteins:
- a CDS encoding type II toxin-antitoxin system PemK/MazF family toxin, translating into MTAFTEETDENVPGRSGPSATTEADPREVGRVRTEYSPAHDGDPDPGEIVWTWVPFEENDGRGKDRPVLVVAREAGGTVLAVQLSSKRHDGDREWVPIGNGPWDRTGRDSWVDVDRVLRLHEAGMRREACALDRMRFNLVRHRLRERYGWS
- a CDS encoding flotillin family protein, with the protein product MPMVVGVVAGAAFVAVLVVIGLFKMMWRVAEPNEALIISGSKHRTEGLEEGMGFRIVTGRGTLVLPGVQAVRKLSLDLNETELHVDCVTHQGIPLKVRGVVIFKVGDDFVSIANAGRRFLDQQKLMSERVHNVFAGHLRSIVGGLTVEDMIRDREKLTGQTRAACGTEMEKLGLIVDSLQIHEIEDPTGYIQNLAMPHAAAVQRDARIAQAEANRLATEAEQQSFARMAEATRDSEILQAGYQAERDNAGAKARQAGPLADAAARQEVVVQETRVAELEAKRREQQLQADVRKPADAQAYEKRTLAEAERDARISAAEAKAKETELAAAAEATRVKTAAGAEAEATKARGTAMAAATRATGEAEAAAAQARGLAEAEATKAQGLAEAEAIKARAAALAENQEAVVAQQLAENWPEIVKAGASAFGSVDNMVVLNGADGMAEMLAKALTMGGTGLGLARQLLASMNQNGQAANGTSQLNGLVTPSAQKVPVEQDEG